One Bacillus sp. FJAT-52991 genomic region harbors:
- a CDS encoding fumarate hydratase gives MNLEQFQESMYQLVVETSTNLPKDVRRAVKAAKLRENAGTRAAMSLDTITNNIQMADENISPICQDTGMPTFKVKTPVGVNQLVIKEAIYEAMIRATKDGKLRPNSVDSLTGENSGNNLGAGTPVIKFEQWEKDYIDARLILKGGGCENKNIQYSLPCELEGLGKAGRDLDGIRKCIMHSVYQAQGQGCSAGFIGVGVGGDRTTGYELAKEQLFRDVEDVNPNEDLRKLEEYVMKHANELGIGTMGFGGETTLLGCKVGVINRLPASFFVSVAYNCWAFRRLGVQINPETGEIQEWLYQDGEKITFDQQAEAAEETPSESRTVTLQAPITEEQIRELKVGDVVQINGMMYTGRDAIHKYLTDHDAPVDLNGQVIYHCGPVMLKDEEGKWHVKAAGPTTSIREEPYQGDIMKKFGIRAVIGKGGMGPKTLAALNEHGGVYLNAIGGAAQYYADCIKSVEGVDLMEFGIPEAMWHLQVEGFTAVVTMDSHGNSLHESVDKSSLEKLAQFKEPVFK, from the coding sequence ATGAATCTTGAGCAATTTCAGGAAAGCATGTACCAGTTAGTTGTAGAAACATCCACTAATTTACCAAAGGACGTTCGCCGCGCGGTCAAGGCTGCGAAACTTCGTGAAAACGCAGGTACGCGTGCAGCGATGAGTCTCGACACGATTACAAACAATATCCAAATGGCAGATGAAAACATTTCTCCAATTTGCCAAGATACGGGTATGCCGACGTTTAAAGTGAAAACGCCAGTGGGAGTAAATCAGCTTGTCATTAAAGAAGCGATTTATGAGGCGATGATTCGCGCAACAAAAGATGGAAAACTTCGTCCAAACTCCGTTGACTCATTAACAGGGGAAAATAGTGGGAATAACTTAGGTGCTGGAACACCGGTTATTAAATTTGAACAATGGGAAAAAGATTATATTGATGCACGCCTTATTTTAAAAGGTGGTGGCTGTGAAAATAAAAACATTCAATACAGCTTACCTTGTGAATTAGAAGGGTTAGGCAAAGCAGGCCGCGACCTTGATGGAATTCGTAAATGTATTATGCATTCTGTTTATCAAGCACAAGGACAAGGTTGTAGCGCTGGTTTCATCGGCGTTGGTGTCGGTGGTGATCGCACAACTGGTTACGAATTAGCGAAAGAACAGCTTTTCCGTGATGTAGAAGATGTGAATCCAAATGAAGATCTTCGCAAACTAGAAGAGTATGTCATGAAACATGCGAATGAGCTTGGCATCGGTACAATGGGCTTTGGTGGTGAAACGACATTGCTTGGCTGTAAAGTTGGTGTCATCAACCGTTTGCCAGCTAGCTTCTTCGTTTCTGTTGCTTATAACTGTTGGGCATTCCGTCGCTTAGGCGTTCAAATCAACCCTGAAACAGGCGAAATTCAAGAGTGGTTATATCAAGATGGCGAAAAGATTACATTTGATCAACAAGCTGAAGCAGCAGAAGAAACTCCATCTGAAAGCCGCACAGTCACTTTACAAGCACCAATTACAGAAGAGCAAATTCGTGAGTTAAAAGTAGGGGACGTTGTTCAAATTAACGGTATGATGTACACAGGTCGTGACGCGATCCATAAATACTTAACTGATCACGATGCTCCTGTAGATTTAAACGGTCAGGTTATTTACCATTGCGGTCCGGTTATGTTGAAAGATGAAGAAGGAAAATGGCATGTAAAAGCAGCTGGCCCAACAACTTCTATTCGTGAGGAGCCTTATCAAGGAGATATCATGAAGAAATTTGGTATCCGTGCCGTCATCGGTAAAGGTGGAATGGGACCAAAAACATTAGCAGCCCTTAACGAACATGGTGGCGTCTACTTAAATGCCATCGGTGGTGCAGCTCAATACTATGCAGATTGTATTAAATCAGTTGAAGGTGTTGACTTAATGGAATTCGGTATTCCAGAAGCAATGTGGCACCTACAAGTAGAAGGGTTCACAGCGGTTGTTACAATGGACTCACATGGCAACAGCCTTCACGAATCCGTTGATAAATCCTCTTTAGAAAAATTAGCTCAATTTAAAGAGCCAGTATTTAAATAA
- the pdaA gene encoding delta-lactam-biosynthetic de-N-acetylase gives MKWLKYGVFVSLFLMTFASTAFSMSNQVIHWGFQKGKDEQPAQAGKQYDELLEKYGGFYKASPNEKIIYLTFDNGYENGYTESVLDTLKKEKVPGAFFVTGHYLKSAPDLVKRMHKEGHIIGNHSWTHPDLTQVTDEKLREELRLVKEETARLTKQKNMPYLRPPRGILSERTLKLAKEEGYTHAMWSLAFKDWETNNQRGWQYAYDNIMAQIHPGAVLLLHSVSKDNAEALPKVIKDLKKKGYRFESLDHYMKSREKS, from the coding sequence ATGAAATGGTTGAAATATGGCGTCTTTGTATCACTGTTCCTAATGACCTTCGCCTCTACCGCCTTTTCGATGTCTAATCAAGTGATCCATTGGGGCTTTCAAAAAGGAAAGGACGAGCAACCGGCACAAGCGGGCAAACAATACGATGAGCTCCTTGAAAAATACGGCGGATTTTATAAAGCGAGCCCGAATGAAAAAATCATCTATTTAACCTTTGATAATGGTTATGAAAATGGCTATACAGAAAGCGTTCTTGATACGTTGAAAAAAGAAAAGGTGCCTGGTGCTTTTTTCGTCACAGGCCATTATTTAAAAAGTGCTCCAGACCTAGTCAAAAGAATGCATAAAGAGGGCCATATCATCGGCAACCATTCTTGGACCCACCCTGATTTAACACAAGTAACTGATGAGAAGTTAAGAGAAGAGCTTCGGTTAGTCAAAGAAGAAACAGCCCGACTAACTAAACAGAAAAACATGCCATATTTGCGACCGCCGAGAGGGATCTTGAGTGAGCGAACATTAAAGTTGGCAAAAGAGGAAGGCTACACCCATGCAATGTGGTCGCTTGCCTTTAAGGACTGGGAGACAAATAACCAACGAGGATGGCAATATGCGTACGACAACATTATGGCACAAATTCATCCAGGGGCCGTGCTACTATTGCATTCTGTTTCAAAAGATAATGCCGAAGCGCTGCCAAAAGTGATTAAAGATTTAAAAAAGAAAGGCTATCGCTTTGAGAGCTTAGATCATTATATGAAATCTCGAGAAAAATCATAA
- a CDS encoding endo alpha-1,4 polygalactosaminidase → MRSSIRYALFSIILIGSSAVLTGPEMTVAHEINHLGDNAHLSYVDQAPQTTATIKQRLADVETYKYYLDKGTDTIGEQMKQMDLVIVEPIEMQQKYIDAARSNGTLIYGYINAMEADKWNEEFYSQLTEEDFYKDEHGEKMYFEEWDSYMMDMTSPHYQEILLEEIQKQVVQKGLDGVFLDTVGNIDSYLPEQEQAEQNEAMKAFMQKIKQQYNGLSIAQNWGFHTLANYTAPYIDFIMWEDFSYNVVGEDEWALHMIEQLKQVRNEYGTQVMAVGFDDEEQSRELALKHQFKFLYNPEGSYYNNW, encoded by the coding sequence ATGAGGAGTTCCATACGTTATGCACTTTTTTCTATCATTTTAATAGGTTCATCAGCAGTTTTGACAGGTCCAGAAATGACAGTTGCTCACGAAATCAATCATCTAGGCGACAACGCTCATTTATCTTATGTAGATCAAGCCCCGCAAACAACAGCGACCATTAAACAAAGATTAGCAGATGTAGAGACATACAAATATTATTTGGATAAAGGAACTGACACTATTGGTGAACAAATGAAGCAAATGGACTTAGTCATTGTTGAGCCAATTGAAATGCAACAAAAGTATATTGATGCTGCGAGGAGTAATGGTACATTAATTTATGGTTACATTAATGCAATGGAAGCGGATAAGTGGAATGAAGAGTTTTATAGCCAATTAACCGAAGAAGATTTTTATAAAGACGAGCACGGCGAAAAAATGTATTTTGAAGAATGGGATTCTTATATGATGGATATGACCTCACCACATTATCAAGAAATTTTACTAGAGGAAATTCAAAAACAAGTGGTGCAAAAGGGATTAGACGGTGTATTTTTAGATACAGTCGGCAATATTGATTCCTATTTACCTGAACAAGAACAGGCAGAACAAAATGAAGCAATGAAAGCATTTATGCAAAAAATTAAACAGCAATATAATGGTTTATCTATTGCTCAAAATTGGGGCTTCCATACATTAGCAAACTATACAGCTCCTTATATCGATTTTATTATGTGGGAAGACTTCTCATATAATGTAGTTGGCGAAGATGAGTGGGCATTACACATGATTGAGCAATTGAAACAAGTAAGAAATGAGTACGGCACACAGGTTATGGCGGTTGGTTTTGATGATGAAGAACAAAGTCGTGAACTAGCTCTAAAACATCAATTCAAATTTTTATACAATCCTGAAGGCTCCTATTATAACAACTGGTAA
- the rlmD gene encoding 23S rRNA (uracil(1939)-C(5))-methyltransferase RlmD, with the protein MKQQNQMKIKLKQTFPLTIKRIGINGEGVGYFKRQVVFVPGALPGEEVVVEATKVHPKFAEGRIKKIRQASPHRTTPPCPVYEQCGGCQLQHLSYDQQLKEKRDILIQSLERHTKLEIESLHIRETIGMDNPWNYRNKSQFQVGNKDGKVVAGLYSLNSHKLIDIPDCHVQQPAINHVLITIKNILQDVNVSIYDEKKKQGAVKTIVTRAGISTGQIQVVLVTATNELPKKALIVDEIQKRLPEVTSIMHNINPKKTSLIFGDKTVTLAGKETIEEQLEDYTYELSARAFFQLNPVQTTKLYNEVKQAAALTGTEKIVDAYCGSGTIGLWVGKEAAEIRGMDVIAESINDARKNAKTYNMNAIYEVGTAEEWLPKWLKQGWKPDVIIVDPPRTGCDQKFLDTLKKIKPKRFIYVSCNPSTLAKDINQLSGLYNVEYIQPVDMFPMTAHVEAVAKLVLKV; encoded by the coding sequence ATGAAGCAACAAAATCAAATGAAAATTAAATTGAAACAAACCTTTCCGTTAACGATTAAACGCATCGGCATTAATGGGGAAGGTGTTGGTTATTTTAAACGGCAAGTTGTCTTTGTTCCAGGTGCTTTACCAGGGGAAGAAGTTGTCGTCGAAGCAACAAAGGTTCATCCGAAATTTGCAGAAGGTCGGATCAAAAAAATTCGTCAAGCGTCTCCGCACCGGACAACTCCTCCATGCCCTGTGTACGAGCAATGCGGAGGGTGTCAGCTGCAACATTTATCGTACGATCAGCAGCTAAAAGAGAAACGAGATATTTTAATCCAATCACTTGAGCGGCACACGAAGTTAGAGATTGAATCACTTCATATTCGCGAAACAATCGGTATGGACAATCCATGGAATTACCGAAACAAAAGCCAATTCCAAGTGGGAAACAAAGATGGAAAAGTAGTCGCAGGTTTATATAGCTTAAACTCGCATAAATTAATTGATATTCCTGACTGCCATGTCCAACAGCCAGCCATCAATCACGTATTAATAACCATAAAAAACATTTTGCAAGATGTGAACGTCTCTATTTATGACGAAAAGAAAAAACAAGGTGCGGTGAAAACGATCGTTACAAGAGCAGGGATTTCGACTGGGCAAATCCAAGTCGTGCTTGTGACCGCAACGAACGAATTGCCGAAAAAAGCATTGATTGTGGATGAAATTCAAAAGCGTCTACCAGAAGTCACATCCATTATGCACAACATTAATCCGAAGAAAACGTCCTTAATTTTTGGTGATAAAACGGTCACATTAGCTGGCAAAGAAACGATTGAAGAACAGCTAGAAGATTACACATACGAACTATCTGCGAGAGCCTTTTTTCAATTGAACCCTGTGCAAACAACAAAACTCTACAATGAAGTGAAACAAGCAGCGGCTTTAACTGGAACAGAGAAAATTGTTGACGCTTATTGCGGTTCCGGAACGATCGGACTTTGGGTGGGCAAAGAGGCAGCGGAAATTCGTGGCATGGATGTCATCGCTGAATCGATTAATGATGCCAGAAAAAATGCGAAAACGTACAATATGAACGCCATATATGAAGTGGGCACAGCGGAAGAGTGGCTGCCGAAATGGCTTAAGCAAGGATGGAAACCCGATGTGATCATCGTCGATCCGCCACGTACAGGCTGCGACCAGAAGTTTCTAGACACATTGAAAAAAATCAAACCTAAACGTTTTATTTATGTCTCATGTAATCCATCGACATTGGCCAAAGATATTAATCAACTGAGTGGGCTGTACAACGTTGAATATATTCAACCTGTGGATATGTTTCCGATGACTGCGCATGTGGAAGCAGTGGCGAAACTGGTTTTAAAGGTGTAG